From the Candidatus Pantoea soli genome, one window contains:
- a CDS encoding GNAT family N-acetyltransferase, which yields MWESERLLYRYKTAEDVQDLFRIFGNPVTHQFNPRGPYPDIGYARDALTRAQQSYDIHGFGDWTIYEKENPDTVIGFGGIFASHFDGQLTNNLGYRFDPAAWGKGYATELSRRAIRFGFDDIGLDEIVGVVRENHVASRRVLEKAGLTFLKKVDDLPGFAPSLMFRITRHDWLTSR from the coding sequence ATGTGGGAATCAGAACGGTTACTTTATCGCTATAAAACCGCGGAAGATGTACAGGATCTTTTTCGCATATTTGGCAACCCTGTGACTCATCAGTTTAATCCGCGCGGGCCCTATCCGGATATCGGCTATGCACGGGATGCACTGACGCGCGCGCAGCAAAGTTATGATATTCACGGCTTTGGTGACTGGACAATATATGAAAAGGAGAACCCGGATACGGTGATTGGTTTCGGCGGTATTTTTGCCAGCCATTTTGACGGGCAGCTGACAAATAACCTTGGCTATCGGTTTGACCCTGCCGCATGGGGAAAAGGCTATGCCACCGAACTTTCCCGGCGCGCCATCCGCTTTGGTTTTGATGACATTGGGCTGGATGAGATTGTTGGCGTGGTGCGCGAAAATCATGTTGCTTCACGCCGCGTGCTGGAGAAAGCTGGCCTGACCTTTCTGAAGAAAGTCGACGACTTACCCGGTTTCGCGCCGAGCCTGATGTTCCGCATTACCCGCCATGACTGGCTGACCAGCCGCTGA
- a CDS encoding GNAT family N-acetyltransferase, which yields MDTLTAGLLTYYETLPLPKAYLRSALEVWVVQQRSRCADPAFSAHFPWRELGLPQNYFLQRHLIINGKHFLTGPRYRGGDIRYPFIDLVAFDAEPDREIAGIISQEWAEMKPQSVRVLTPENRLLPGKVDQYIYGAAGSDLMPLPETSSVTIRPAFQTEYAWCCHTMAQAYHPARTLSGLADRLKATSESELEQHIAAGNVYIVLAERERAGFILCEKSTLAFLNGYCIREEVIAPAFQGRSLASQAQRLLYHDFLQRSRQPVLLAGTILPENIPSIRTAEKAGRVRLLTYQFLPV from the coding sequence ATGGATACGCTGACAGCCGGTTTACTGACGTATTATGAGACGCTGCCGCTGCCCAAAGCGTACCTGCGATCTGCGCTGGAAGTCTGGGTCGTGCAGCAGCGCAGCAGATGCGCCGATCCAGCGTTCTCCGCTCACTTCCCATGGCGGGAGCTGGGGCTGCCGCAGAACTATTTTTTGCAGCGTCATCTCATCATTAATGGAAAACACTTTCTGACCGGGCCGCGTTATCGCGGCGGGGATATTCGTTATCCTTTTATTGATCTGGTGGCGTTTGATGCTGAACCCGATCGGGAAATCGCAGGCATCATCAGCCAGGAATGGGCAGAGATGAAACCGCAGTCTGTTCGTGTCTTAACGCCGGAAAATAGGTTATTACCCGGCAAGGTTGATCAGTATATTTACGGCGCAGCCGGTTCCGACCTGATGCCATTGCCGGAGACAAGCTCAGTCACTATCCGTCCGGCTTTTCAGACTGAATATGCATGGTGTTGTCATACCATGGCACAGGCTTATCACCCTGCCCGGACGCTTTCCGGCTTAGCCGATAGGTTAAAGGCGACTTCTGAGAGCGAGCTGGAACAGCATATCGCTGCGGGCAATGTCTATATCGTACTGGCTGAACGGGAGAGGGCAGGATTTATTCTCTGTGAAAAAAGCACGCTCGCTTTTTTAAACGGCTATTGCATCCGCGAAGAAGTCATTGCGCCCGCTTTTCAGGGACGTTCACTTGCTTCTCAGGCACAGCGCCTGCTTTATCATGACTTTCTGCAGCGATCGCGGCAGCCGGTATTACTGGCTGGCACTATCCTGCCGGAGAATATCCCCTCCATCAGAACGGCGGAAAAAGCGGGAAGGGTTCGCCTGCTTACCTATCAGTTTCTGCCGGTGTAA